AAAGCCAGAATTGCACTTTAAACCCTTCTACTCCCGACATGTCAAAGGTGGGAGAAACCAATGTAGGACTACTTTGTCCGCGGAGAACAGCATAACTGAGGTTTTGATTGGTATTTGTTCTTCCGTCGAAATTAGCACCCAGTTTCCCGTTAGCTCCGCCAGAACCGACAGCCACGCTATTCGCCAGGTTCCCGATACAAAATCCATTCGTTGAAGTACAGCTTCCGCTACAGTTTGGCTGAATCAATCCGGCTTTTGCTCCGTAAGCATCTGCTGCCGGAAGTGCGCCCGCAGTTGTAGCTGAAGGAGCTCCTGCAAATGTCCACCCGCTTGGGAGTCCTGCTGTTGACCAGGTTGTTGTTCCCGTAAAATCGAATGCCTGGCGTATTCCTGCCGCTGATTCAAAAGAACCAGGTTGTGCACAAGGACTCGTACAGCTTGCACTGTGTGATACATCTGAAGGACAATTGGAGTTGGTTTCTCCGGCATCCACAACACCGTTTCCACAGGTTGGACATTGGGCATTTAAGAAAGAAGAAGGCAGGAGCACCAACAATAGCAGGGTAAGAGTAGTATTCATAGGAAAATGTAGCGTTGGTCTAAGATACTGAATAATAGCATAAGCACTCTAAAAAGCATAAGATATTTTCAGGTCAGCAAACTTTTTCCGGGAAAAGCGCGTTCTATTTCTAAACGCTGCCTTTTCTATGAAGTCTTGGTCTCTTTTACTGGTAATGAGTTTGAGTTGTTTACTCAATCAGTTCTATGCACAGATATCTGGAGTAATCAATCAATACACGCCCGTAACAGCCATTTCCTGCAACCAGGTTGATGTACTGGATGCTTCTTTTCTTTCGGTGGGAGATCGTGTATTGATCATTCAGATGAAAGGAGCTACAATTAATACCACCAATAGCGCCAATTTCGGTACGATAACCAATTACAATGATTGCGGAAATTATGAATTTGCCAATGTCACAGCGATTAACGGAACCAGCGTTACACTTCAATACCAACTGCTGAAAACCTATACCATCGCAGGCCTTGTACAGCTTATCCGGGTTCCTCAATACACGAATACAACCGTTGTAAATACGCTTACTGCACAAGATTGGGATGGAAGTACGGGAGGCGTTCTTGTGATGGAAGTTTCCGGGACCTTAACTTTAAATGCTCCGATTTCTGTCAACGGAAAAGGGTTCAGGGGTTCGTTTTCTTCCTCAAATCCCGATGGCGGATGCGGAAATTACCAGGATTACTTTTATCCTGTTTCATCCGGATTCGGAGCATTGAAAGGTGAAGGAATTGCTGTAGTAACGAATGCCATGAACGGAGGGCGCGGAGCTCTTGGAAATGGTGGCGGCGGTGGAAATAAACACAACACCGGTGGCGGTGGCGGTTCCAATGGAACAAGAGGCGGTCGTGGCGGAGATCAGGCAGCTTTTTGCGGGCAACAACCCATTGGCGGAGAAGGTGGAATGGCATTGAATTACAGCACGGGCCGGCTTTTCATGGGAGGCGGTGGTGGTTCCCCGGATTTCAATGATGGAGTGGGAAGTTCCGGTGCAAACGGTGGTGGCATTGTCATTATACGTGCGGCAACGCTGCAATCCAATAACACGTTTATCGAATCCTGTGGAGGAAATGTGGTTACAACTTCCAACAGTATCGGTGATGGTGCCGGAGGTGGCGGGGCAGGTGGTGCCATAGCTTTGGACGTGACTACCTTTAGCGGGAATGTGATTTTAAGAGTAGATGGCGGTGACGGAGGAAACATACAAACAACTTATCCTTCTTGTTTCGGTCCCGGAGGTGGCGGCGGAACGGGTATGATCCAGCATTCGGGAAGTGTGCTGCCGGCAGCAAATGTAACAACCTCTTTTGTGCCGGGAGATCCCGGAATCAATGTATCCAATTCCAGTTGTGCTCAACAATCCTACGGCGCCTCTCCTGGTGAATGGGGCCCGCTTTATTCATTCAATCTTCCTTTTCCGGAAGGCAATATATTGCCCGGGACATTCGATATGGGACCTGACATTGAAGTGTGTGAGCAAAGCCTGATTCTCACCACAAACGTAATGGCCGATTCTTATTTATGGTCTACAGGAGAAACAACAGGTTATGCACACGCTACTGTTTCCGGACAATATTGGCTTTCTGTACAAATTAGTGCTACCGGCTGTTGGTTGACAGATACTATTTCAGTGAATTTAAATAGTTTGGATGTAGATGCGGGACCGGATCAAACGATTTGTATGGGGGAAAATGTGACGCTGCACGCCTCTTCGTTAAGCAGCAATTCCACTTTGACCTGGAATAACGGAATTATAAATGATCAGCCTTTTACACCTCAGGCAACGACTATTTATACAGTTGTCGCAACTAGCTCAAATGGAAATTGTACGGCTACAGACAGCGTGCTGGTTACCGTAAATCCTTTGCCGCCTGTTACGGTAATTCCTTCCGTAACTTCCGGTTGTGTACCTGTTACCGTTTCATTCACTCATGCAAACACGAATTGTGCTTCTGCAAACTGGGCTTTTTCGGATGGAACAATAGTTTCGGGTTGCGGGAATCAGTTAGTGACATTTGATACCCCCGGCTGCTATGACCTGACCCTGGAAGTAACTTCCAATGAAGGATGCATCGATTCTGCTGATTTCACTTCAATTGTCTGCGTTTCAGCTTCTCCGACGGCTTCATTTTCACCGGTGCCATCCATGCTGGATGCAGAAAACCCTACAACAACGATGGTTAATAATTCTGTCGGAGGAGATTTCTACGAGTGGAATTTCGGGGACAATACGGTGCACTCAACTCTTTTTGAACCGGCACACAGTTATTCTCCCGCTACGTTTGGTTCCTATTCAATCAGTTTAACCGTTACCAATGAAGACGGCTGCAGTGATACTGCCTATGGAATAGTCTACATGGAGGGTGGAAGTGTTTATTACGTTCCGAATACCTTCACACCGGACGGAAACGAATTCAACCAGGTTTTCCGGCCTGTTTTTGAATCGGGAATTGATCCGTCGGAATACAATCTGAAAGTATTTAACCGTTGGGGAGAACTTATTTTCGAATCAAATGATCCGGCGACAGGGTGGGATGGAACCTATCATGATCAATTGGCCCAGGAAGGTGTTTATACCTGGAGAATTAAATTCGGGTCGATGTGGACCAGCGAGCGCGAAGTGGTACACGGTCATGTGAATCTGCTTAAATAAACCACATAGGTACATAGAACACAGAGCTTTTGTTTTGATTAATGCTATTCAAGCTGGCAATTTGTCGTTTCGCTCCGCTCTCATTTTCTTTTAACCACATAGGTTATTTCACACAAACGAGCGCAGGTGAACGCGGAAGGTTTTTCTTTTGTTGGTTAAAAAAAGAACTCTATAATCCCCGGTGTTCTTTGTACCTATGTGACAAAAAAAGACCGGTATCTCTACCAGTCTTCTATTATCAATGAGCTTCTTCTTCCGGGTCAGGAGGGAAGATCTTCTCAGGATTCTTAATGTTTTGCATGCGGTCAATGAAATCTTCCAATTGGGAGATCGTCAATTGTTTCGCGATGATTTTTTTGTCTTTATCCAGCACAAAGATTCGCGGCGTTGCATAAATATCGTAAGTGTCGTGGTAATTCAATGCTTCTAGTGTGGTATACTTCGGAACAAATTGTCTTGGGTCGGCCGTAGCATCTTCAAACAATTTCTTCGTCAAACCAACATTGATAAACTCCAGTTTGTTGTCACGGATGAATTTTTTCCACTTTTCGAAATCATCTCCCGTTGCTTTTCCAACCGCAAAGATTTCTACGTTGCGTGCTTTGAATTTTTTCTCGTACAAAGTCTGAAGTTTCGGAGTTGTTTTCTTACAATGCCCGCATTCCGGATCCCAGAAGTAAAGAATGGTGTAATCACTTTTCAGACTGTAAAAATCTTTCCATTTCGTATCTGTTGTGTCACGTAAACTGATATTCGGAGGGCGAACACCCTGAACCAGGTTCATTTTAACTTTGTTCTCCTCGCACAATTCTTTCAGCTTGTCTTTTTTGTCATTCATCCAGAAAGCCACTGAATTTCCTTCCGAATCAAACTGGCAGTAATAGCGGTTAACCATGTAGACATACACTTTGTCCATTCCCATGATGTTTGACTTCGCAAATGTATTGGTGACGTAGTCTACCGAATACTTGAACATTTCCGATTTCTTGTCCATTTGATCAATGAAAGGGAAGGCGAAAGCCAAAACCGTATCCGGGTGCTGGATCAGCATGTTTTTCCCAAAGAAATATTCTACTTTCGAACCAAAAACAGGTGTGTTTACTAGGCGGTCATCTTTCAGGTCGATGTTGTCCCAGTAATGCTTGCGGTAATATTCGTACCGGAAGTTTTCATTGATTACTTTCCCGTTTGCATCTTTCGGAGCTTCAGGAACCACCACGTCCATAGACATTTTGATGATTTTAGCAACCAGTTTTGTCGGGTTGTTTTTCTGAAGATCGGTTTGATAAGCAGCAACCAGTTTGGAAACCGAGTCCATTTTCTCGCCCAAACGTTTGTATTGAGGATCGCCTTCTTTGTGTTTTTTGCGTTCTTCGGCAAAACCGTTAGCTACTTTGCGCTGGTCCTGCAAATAGTTGATGTAAGCAACGAATACTTTGTTTTCTTCGGATTTCTTCACTTTCATGTTGGAAACGAAATCAGGACCTTTTGTCTCGATGTTGATTTCCTCGTTGTTGTAAATAACCTCGAAGTATTTTTGTCCGGGCATCAATAATGCAACGATACCTGGTTTCAAATCTTTTTTTGCGGTGAATTCAACAACTCCGCCTTTCATTTGGGCCGTGTCTGCGTAAAACAGTTTAGAGCCGTAATATTTCGTCAGGAAAACGGTGGTGTCTTTCGCTCCTTCTACTTTGAAGCGCAGTTTCTGACTGAATCCAACCGTTGATACAAGCAACAGGGCAATTACTAAAAGTTGTTTCATGTTTGAAGGTTTATTTTTAATCATGACGTAGCAAAATTAATAAAGTCATTCGTTTAACAGAAAATTAACCATTGTTCTGTTCGTAAATTCCCTTGCGGGCGCTCAGGTAAGAAGCCAGTGCGAATAAGGAATAAGCAAAAACCAATGCCAGAATGCTTAAAACGCTTAGTCGTGTATCGATATACAATCCTCCCGACTCAAATACCGCATCTAAAATTAGTTTAAATCCGATAAAAGCCGCCATGCTGAGGATCGCAATTATTCCAAAAACTTTGGAGAAATAGACGAAGAAATTCTTAACCAAGGTGTTAGGATGGTGTCCCAGGCGCATTAAAGTCCGTACTTCGTATAAATTCTTACTTAATAGTAGTTGCAGGTACTGAATTAAAACCAATCCGGAAAGGAATACGGCAATGATCGAGATTCCCAATACAACGAGAATCAATGTTCCCACCATACTTTTCAGGCGGCCAACTACAACCTGCGCGTTTTTGGATTCCAGGTGTTTTTCTTCCAGCATTTGTTCCACCAGGCCGAATTCATTCTCTTTCCCGGAAATCATGATCTGGGTGATTTTTTGTTCTGCGTCGGGTGCGAAACGGTTGTTTGCCCAATTCATAAAGTTTTGTGGAACAAGCACGGAAGGAACTTCATTCGTGAAACCGATAATGCGGCACGAAATGTATTCTTTCATGGTGTCGTTTTTCAGGGCAAACTTGAACTTGATGTCCATAGCGAGTTCGTCACTGATCTGAGGCATTCCCTTGGAGCTCATAAACATGTTCATCATTACCAGCAAATCGCGCGGCATGAGAATAGGAACGAGTGTGTCGCCTTGTTTCCAGTGAAAATTATTCGATTTGATATCCAGGAAATCCGGGTCAACGGTTTGAATGAAAATATCTCCCCTGAATCGCGGAACGGAAGGGTCCGCCGTTTCGATCGTAATGTTGAAGTTATTCGATTCTACGGGCTGTACATCCAAAATGAATGGTTTCTTTTTCATTTCTTCAATTTCTGCCAGGGAAAAATCGGTTTTAGCAAGATTGAGTGTGTTGAAACTGGAAACCTTCTTTTGTACGATTACCGTATTAGGTCCCAGGATTTCTGCTCCTTTCCCGAAATCATTGACCTTGATCAGGTAGTGAATGGAAGTAATGAGAAAAGTCATTCCCAAAAAAGCCCCGACAACAGCAATAATCAATTGCCGTTTGTCCTGGTATTGAAATAATAGTTTGCGTAACATGGCTCAGAGCTTTAATTCGTAATCGTAAGAGAACCGGCTGTCGTCATCCAGGGATGTCAGTACAAAACCTGCTTGTTGTCTGGTACATTCAGCATCGATCATGGAAAGACAGCGCAAACTGTTGCGTTCATCCAAATGGGAGAAAGGTTCGTCCAAAATCAACCAATTGAACGGCTGGCACAAAGAACGGACAATGGCAACACGCTGTTGCTGTCCCATGGACAACAAACCACAGGGATCGTTCCATTTGTGATCGATTTCCAGTTCGGCAAGCATGTTTTTGATTTCCTGCTCCGATTTGAAATCGGTTAAGTGGTTTTTGAGTTGCAGGTTTTCGGCCACCGTCAGTTTATGAAAGAGCTGTAAATCCTGGAATACCGTGGAGATTTTTCGCTGGCGGATTTCAACCCATTCATCCACTGAAAAGGTTTTAATGTCTCTGCCGTCGTATAAAATCGTTCCGTCGTAATCTTTCCGTATTCCGAATACTGTCATTGAAAAGGTCGATTTCCCTTTCCCGGAAGAGGCGTTCAGCAGGATCTTTTTGCCGGATTCAAGTTTTGCGCTGTTTCCCCAGATGCTGTCAGTCCCATGGTTAATGGATGCAAGCGGAAAGGGCATAACCTGATTAAATTGGATGTTCATCTTAGCTAGTTTTCGCGATCAATTTCAAATATCATTCCAAGATTACAAAATACTACTTTTGAACGATTTTCAGAATCTCATCCCGCATTTCATCGGTTGATTTTGCATCCAGCCAACTGGTGCCGGGATGTTTTTTGAACCAGGTCAGCTGGCGTTTGGCGTAATTCCGTGTGTGTTGTTTGATCTTTTCGACGCAGGTTTCCAAATCCCACTTTCCATCCAGGTAATCGAAAACTTCCTTATAACCAACGGTTTGCAAAGCGGTGAAGTTGCGGTATTCCGATACATTTTTCACTTCTTCGATCAACCCCGATTCGATCATCTGATCTACCCGCCGGTTGATACGTTCGTACAGAACTTCTCTCGGATGATTGATCACAAAGCGAATGACTTCAAAAGGACGTTTGGGAAGTTCGTTTTTACGCCAGGTACTGAAAGGAATCCCGGTCAAACGGATCACTTCCAGAGCTCTCAAAATGCGCATCGGATTTTGTTGGTCGACCTGCGCATAGAATTCCGGATCTACGGCTTTTAATTCGTCCAGCAAAGCATCCAATCCTTTTTCGAAAAGTTCATTTCTCAAAACGTCCTGGATAGCAGCATCGGTTGGAATAGGATCAAGGCCAATGCATAACGCATCGATAAACATTCCCGAACCACCTACCAAAATCAGTTGTTTGTGAGCAGCTAATTCTCCCCGGATCAATTCCATAGCTTCAGACTCAAACTGCGCTGCACTTACCGGTGTTGAAATGTGGTGTGAATCGATGAAGTAATGTGGAATTCCTTCCAATTCTTCCAAAGCAGGTTTGGCGGTCCCGATGGATAATTCCTTGTAAAATTGCCGGGAATCTGCTGAAAGAACGACGGTGTTCAGGCTTTTTGCCAAAGCCACGGCCAACGAAGTTTTTCCACTGGCTGTCGGACCTTCAATAACGATCAGTTGCTGCATGCGCAAATGTACGATTTCTCCCTGAAATCAGCGCTTAACGAGTGTTTTGTAAGTTTCGTAGCGGGAAGTAATTCCTCGAACGTATCGAATACAAATATTTCCTCTGAAAGCACCGCTTTTCACCACTTCGTCGGTATAGTAGGAATGTTTTCCCAGGTTCATGACCATGGTTTCCACGTTGTCTGCCCAAATATGCGGATTCAATCCTTTCTTTTCGGCCAGGCGCTGTGCATCAAGAATGTGTCCGGCACCGGCATTGTAACTTGCCAGGATGAATTTATTCCGTTCTTCTTCATTCTTGATACTTGTCCAGAGTTTTGAAATACGGTTCAGGTACTTGAAACCGCCTTTGA
The window above is part of the Fluviicola sp. genome. Proteins encoded here:
- a CDS encoding PKD domain-containing protein, giving the protein MKSWSLLLVMSLSCLLNQFYAQISGVINQYTPVTAISCNQVDVLDASFLSVGDRVLIIQMKGATINTTNSANFGTITNYNDCGNYEFANVTAINGTSVTLQYQLLKTYTIAGLVQLIRVPQYTNTTVVNTLTAQDWDGSTGGVLVMEVSGTLTLNAPISVNGKGFRGSFSSSNPDGGCGNYQDYFYPVSSGFGALKGEGIAVVTNAMNGGRGALGNGGGGGNKHNTGGGGGSNGTRGGRGGDQAAFCGQQPIGGEGGMALNYSTGRLFMGGGGGSPDFNDGVGSSGANGGGIVIIRAATLQSNNTFIESCGGNVVTTSNSIGDGAGGGGAGGAIALDVTTFSGNVILRVDGGDGGNIQTTYPSCFGPGGGGGTGMIQHSGSVLPAANVTTSFVPGDPGINVSNSSCAQQSYGASPGEWGPLYSFNLPFPEGNILPGTFDMGPDIEVCEQSLILTTNVMADSYLWSTGETTGYAHATVSGQYWLSVQISATGCWLTDTISVNLNSLDVDAGPDQTICMGENVTLHASSLSSNSTLTWNNGIINDQPFTPQATTIYTVVATSSNGNCTATDSVLVTVNPLPPVTVIPSVTSGCVPVTVSFTHANTNCASANWAFSDGTIVSGCGNQLVTFDTPGCYDLTLEVTSNEGCIDSADFTSIVCVSASPTASFSPVPSMLDAENPTTTMVNNSVGGDFYEWNFGDNTVHSTLFEPAHSYSPATFGSYSISLTVTNEDGCSDTAYGIVYMEGGSVYYVPNTFTPDGNEFNQVFRPVFESGIDPSEYNLKVFNRWGELIFESNDPATGWDGTYHDQLAQEGVYTWRIKFGSMWTSEREVVHGHVNLLK
- a CDS encoding thioredoxin-like domain-containing protein, whose product is MKQLLVIALLLVSTVGFSQKLRFKVEGAKDTTVFLTKYYGSKLFYADTAQMKGGVVEFTAKKDLKPGIVALLMPGQKYFEVIYNNEEINIETKGPDFVSNMKVKKSEENKVFVAYINYLQDQRKVANGFAEERKKHKEGDPQYKRLGEKMDSVSKLVAAYQTDLQKNNPTKLVAKIIKMSMDVVVPEAPKDANGKVINENFRYEYYRKHYWDNIDLKDDRLVNTPVFGSKVEYFFGKNMLIQHPDTVLAFAFPFIDQMDKKSEMFKYSVDYVTNTFAKSNIMGMDKVYVYMVNRYYCQFDSEGNSVAFWMNDKKDKLKELCEENKVKMNLVQGVRPPNISLRDTTDTKWKDFYSLKSDYTILYFWDPECGHCKKTTPKLQTLYEKKFKARNVEIFAVGKATGDDFEKWKKFIRDNKLEFINVGLTKKLFEDATADPRQFVPKYTTLEALNYHDTYDIYATPRIFVLDKDKKIIAKQLTISQLEDFIDRMQNIKNPEKIFPPDPEEEAH
- a CDS encoding ATP-binding cassette domain-containing protein, with amino-acid sequence MNIQFNQVMPFPLASINHGTDSIWGNSAKLESGKKILLNASSGKGKSTFSMTVFGIRKDYDGTILYDGRDIKTFSVDEWVEIRQRKISTVFQDLQLFHKLTVAENLQLKNHLTDFKSEQEIKNMLAELEIDHKWNDPCGLLSMGQQQRVAIVRSLCQPFNWLILDEPFSHLDERNSLRCLSMIDAECTRQQAGFVLTSLDDDSRFSYDYELKL
- the miaA gene encoding tRNA (adenosine(37)-N6)-dimethylallyltransferase MiaA, with protein sequence MQQLIVIEGPTASGKTSLAVALAKSLNTVVLSADSRQFYKELSIGTAKPALEELEGIPHYFIDSHHISTPVSAAQFESEAMELIRGELAAHKQLILVGGSGMFIDALCIGLDPIPTDAAIQDVLRNELFEKGLDALLDELKAVDPEFYAQVDQQNPMRILRALEVIRLTGIPFSTWRKNELPKRPFEVIRFVINHPREVLYERINRRVDQMIESGLIEEVKNVSEYRNFTALQTVGYKEVFDYLDGKWDLETCVEKIKQHTRNYAKRQLTWFKKHPGTSWLDAKSTDEMRDEILKIVQK